In Paenibacillus kyungheensis, the following are encoded in one genomic region:
- a CDS encoding CHASE3 domain-containing protein translates to MPKRANWSIRTKIISGYVVIILCVGVVLLMMSGRVNQLEQENRYINDHDLEVHNLTNLIEKHVLDMETGQRGFALTGDDSYLVPYNNGVLQWEADYNKLVTLVEDNELQRSNLGTIKTGIDKWIQDAGDPVISMRRNNNEAGITQFFKVDPGKEQIDRLRSELEAFRVTEKALTDARIESIAASNERLFIAMVALWIVVAIVSLITAWVIARQIVRTLRDVTDTIHDIGEGGDLNKRIVIRTRDEIAELGTATNQLLDHVQHENWIKDQIAIASTRFQEADRIESLSSALLTKMNKWFDASYGVVYYDSENEEDGWLKSASFAAHTKDIELGAAYITEGEGLAGQCIVEKRMLTYSPLPKGYVQITSGLGRAEAKALVAAPIMFEGKVLAVVEIAFIEPMTIEQSDLFEHLLNIFAVTMNSLLIRKKIEQMYHDSQNMNYELQVQSEELQVQSEELQTQADELHMQTEELQMLNERLEQGKMAAESTAIELDKYAQQLQVSSRYKSEFLANMSHELRTPLNSMLILSQILSENSANTLTEKEQEYASIIHHSGKDLLNLINDILDLSKVEAGKMHIEIDPVSTQAIPEQMERYFKEGAALRDLYFNIEVNDNVPDMIYSDDMRLQQVLRNLLSNAFKFTEAGGVTLTIEKLDQVQTQEYQSDQPMIAFTVRDTGIGISPENSRLIFEAFRQADGATARKYGGTGLGLSISSQLAHLLGGEITLESTVGEGSTFTFYIPCLESDPNDESELFTVQQPISHTVFFEKDQLTSTNTESELHTNTLIQSSRLATSYSEMDRMTTASNEQVADVVKQVMTEEQYEGLDGKKILIVDDDIRNVYALTSLLERHSVNILISQNGRDALEILHMTQDIDLILMDIMMPQLDGYETMRTIRNLYGYAQVPIIVLTAKAMKEDREKAIQAGASDYMSKPLEMQQVLLRIEHWLGKTQIDYFTT, encoded by the coding sequence TTGCCCAAGCGTGCAAATTGGAGTATTCGCACCAAAATTATTTCTGGGTATGTGGTCATTATTTTATGCGTAGGCGTTGTGTTACTGATGATGTCTGGACGTGTGAATCAATTAGAACAAGAAAATAGATATATTAACGATCATGATCTGGAAGTTCATAATCTAACCAATCTGATCGAAAAGCATGTGCTTGATATGGAAACAGGGCAGCGCGGGTTTGCTTTGACTGGCGATGATAGTTATCTGGTTCCTTATAACAACGGAGTTCTGCAATGGGAAGCCGATTATAACAAATTAGTAACTCTGGTTGAAGATAACGAATTGCAACGTAGCAATTTGGGTACGATCAAGACAGGCATAGACAAATGGATTCAAGATGCGGGCGATCCGGTTATCTCCATGCGACGTAATAACAATGAAGCAGGGATTACACAATTTTTCAAAGTCGATCCTGGTAAAGAACAGATTGATCGTTTGCGTAGTGAACTTGAAGCTTTTCGTGTGACCGAAAAAGCATTAACCGATGCACGTATTGAAAGTATTGCCGCTAGTAATGAGCGTCTATTTATAGCTATGGTTGCATTATGGATTGTAGTAGCGATTGTTTCTCTGATTACAGCATGGGTTATTGCTCGTCAAATTGTAAGAACATTGCGTGATGTAACCGATACGATTCATGATATTGGAGAAGGTGGCGATCTGAACAAACGGATCGTTATTCGTACGCGCGATGAGATTGCAGAGTTAGGTACAGCAACTAACCAATTGTTAGATCATGTACAGCATGAGAATTGGATCAAAGACCAGATTGCGATTGCCTCGACTCGTTTTCAAGAAGCGGATCGTATTGAATCGCTGTCCTCTGCATTATTAACAAAAATGAATAAATGGTTCGACGCTTCATATGGTGTTGTCTATTATGATAGCGAAAATGAAGAAGACGGCTGGCTCAAATCGGCTTCTTTTGCCGCTCATACCAAAGATATTGAATTAGGGGCAGCTTATATTACTGAAGGCGAAGGATTAGCCGGACAATGTATTGTAGAAAAAAGAATGTTAACGTACAGCCCGCTTCCTAAAGGTTATGTGCAGATCACTTCAGGATTAGGTCGTGCAGAAGCCAAAGCGTTAGTAGCGGCTCCGATTATGTTTGAAGGTAAAGTATTAGCTGTTGTTGAAATTGCTTTTATCGAACCGATGACAATAGAACAATCGGATTTGTTTGAGCATTTATTAAATATTTTTGCGGTTACGATGAACTCGTTATTGATTCGTAAAAAGATTGAGCAAATGTATCATGATTCTCAAAATATGAATTATGAGTTGCAAGTTCAATCCGAGGAATTACAAGTCCAATCGGAAGAACTTCAGACGCAAGCTGATGAACTGCATATGCAGACAGAAGAATTGCAAATGCTGAACGAACGTCTGGAACAAGGCAAGATGGCAGCTGAAAGTACAGCGATTGAACTTGATAAATATGCTCAACAGCTACAAGTCAGTTCACGTTACAAATCAGAATTTTTGGCAAATATGTCTCATGAATTACGTACACCGCTCAATAGTATGTTGATTCTTTCACAAATTCTATCTGAAAATAGTGCCAATACGTTGACAGAAAAAGAGCAAGAATATGCTTCTATTATTCACCATTCAGGTAAAGACTTACTCAATCTGATCAACGATATTCTAGATCTATCCAAAGTAGAAGCAGGCAAAATGCATATCGAGATTGATCCGGTTAGTACACAAGCGATTCCTGAACAAATGGAACGTTACTTCAAAGAAGGTGCAGCATTACGTGATCTTTATTTCAATATTGAGGTCAATGATAATGTGCCGGATATGATTTATTCCGATGATATGCGTCTACAGCAAGTCTTGCGTAACTTATTATCGAATGCGTTCAAATTTACTGAAGCCGGTGGTGTCACGTTAACGATCGAGAAGTTAGATCAGGTACAGACACAAGAGTATCAATCCGATCAACCGATGATTGCTTTTACTGTTCGTGATACAGGTATAGGAATCTCACCTGAAAATAGCCGCTTGATCTTTGAAGCGTTCCGACAAGCAGATGGAGCGACAGCTCGCAAATACGGCGGTACAGGATTAGGCTTATCGATCTCCTCCCAATTGGCTCATTTGTTAGGTGGAGAAATTACGCTAGAAAGTACAGTAGGCGAAGGCAGTACATTTACATTCTATATTCCTTGTCTGGAATCAGATCCGAATGATGAAAGTGAACTATTTACTGTTCAGCAACCGATCAGTCATACTGTCTTTTTTGAAAAAGATCAACTCACATCAACAAATACCGAGTCGGAACTTCATACCAACACATTGATTCAATCTTCACGTCTAGCTACATCGTATTCAGAGATGGATCGTATGACAACAGCTAGCAATGAACAAGTAGCCGATGTGGTAAAGCAGGTGATGACAGAAGAGCAGTACGAAGGTCTAGACGGCAAAAAAATTCTAATCGTAGATGACGATATTCGAAATGTATATGCATTGACCAGTCTGTTGGAGCGTCATAGTGTGAATATTCTAATTTCACAAAATGGACGGGATGCTTTAGAAATTTTGCATATGACACAGGATATTGATCTGATTCTTATGGATATTATGATGCCCCAATTAGACGGATATGAGACGATGCGTACAATTCGTAATCTGTATGGATATGCTCAAGTTCCGATTATCGTCTTAACTGCCAAAGCGATGAAAGAAGACCGCGAGAAAGCTATTCAAGCGGGAGCTTCTGACTATATGAGCAAGCCATTAGAAATGCAGCAAGTATTGCTTCGTATCGAACATTGGCTAGGCAAAACGCAGATCGATTATTTTACAACATAA
- a CDS encoding ABC transporter ATP-binding protein, which yields MSKLSSTTKSSTPIRYEALRAILAYARPHRWTFVGIFFATMLAIAADLLQPYLVKIVIDDHIAAGQNGLPFLTGMAAIYLGLAVVSFLFSYLQSNLLQYVGQHIVASIRNDLFAHITKLPMSFFDRSSNGGLVTNVSSDTETISQFFTQVLLSLIRDGMMLVFIIYFMFRLDTTLAWYSMITLPVIATLAILFRGKLRQVYQYTRSRLSKLVGFTAENLSGMGLIQIFHQEQEQKKRFNEYNADYWQANVEQLKSNVFFNRTFDILGNIALVLMVWLGGVAVFNKQIEVGVLYAFISYIRQFFQPINQITMQWNTFQSTTVSMDRIWRILKLQPEIQDPTPNQAVTVDLDKVKGKVDFNHISFGYNPDQTVIPHLDLHIEPGEMIGVVGTTGAGKSTLIALLNRFYDVGQGSVAIDDIDLRQMPQETLHRIVGLIQQEPFLFSGSIIDNVRMFQPNITDEQVIEACRFVGAHEMITRLPQKYDTCLSERGSGLSAGERQLISFARIVVFRPKVLILDEATANLDSHTEQLVQQALDTVSEGRTTIVIAHRLSTIMHADRILVMEHGEIIEQGTHAQLIAHHGTYAKLYLHARQSNQHVIQA from the coding sequence ATGAGCAAACTATCATCGACTACCAAATCCAGTACGCCTATCCGCTACGAAGCATTGCGTGCAATCTTAGCTTATGCTCGTCCTCATCGTTGGACATTTGTCGGTATTTTCTTTGCAACGATGCTTGCTATCGCTGCGGATCTATTACAGCCGTATCTGGTTAAAATTGTGATTGATGATCATATTGCTGCCGGACAAAATGGATTGCCTTTTTTAACAGGAATGGCGGCTATTTATCTAGGGTTAGCCGTAGTCAGCTTTCTGTTCTCTTATCTACAAAGCAATCTGTTGCAATATGTCGGTCAACATATTGTCGCCAGTATTCGTAATGATCTATTCGCTCATATTACCAAGCTACCGATGAGCTTTTTTGATCGCTCTAGCAATGGCGGATTGGTAACAAATGTATCCAGTGATACTGAAACGATCAGCCAATTTTTTACACAGGTATTATTAAGTCTGATTCGTGATGGTATGATGCTTGTGTTTATTATTTACTTTATGTTCCGTCTGGATACTACATTAGCGTGGTATTCGATGATCACTTTACCTGTTATTGCTACACTAGCCATTTTATTTCGTGGTAAATTGCGACAGGTCTATCAGTATACACGCAGTCGCTTATCCAAGTTAGTTGGATTTACAGCAGAGAACTTATCCGGTATGGGCTTAATACAGATTTTCCATCAGGAACAAGAACAGAAAAAACGATTCAATGAATACAATGCCGATTACTGGCAAGCCAATGTCGAGCAATTAAAATCGAATGTATTTTTCAATCGTACTTTTGATATTTTAGGCAATATTGCTCTGGTCTTGATGGTCTGGCTTGGAGGCGTAGCTGTATTTAACAAACAGATTGAAGTTGGTGTATTGTATGCTTTTATCAGTTATATCCGTCAATTTTTTCAACCGATTAATCAGATTACGATGCAATGGAATACATTTCAATCTACCACTGTCTCTATGGATCGAATCTGGCGTATTCTCAAACTCCAACCAGAGATTCAAGATCCAACACCTAATCAAGCCGTAACGGTGGATCTAGACAAAGTAAAAGGAAAAGTAGACTTTAACCATATTTCATTCGGATATAATCCAGATCAGACAGTGATTCCGCATCTGGATCTGCATATTGAACCTGGTGAAATGATTGGTGTAGTAGGTACAACCGGAGCAGGCAAAAGTACATTGATTGCTCTACTCAATCGTTTCTATGATGTCGGTCAAGGTTCTGTCGCTATTGATGATATTGATCTGCGACAGATGCCCCAAGAAACACTGCATCGTATAGTAGGACTGATTCAGCAAGAACCTTTTTTATTTTCCGGTTCGATTATCGACAATGTACGAATGTTCCAGCCGAACATCACTGATGAGCAAGTCATCGAAGCTTGCCGATTTGTAGGTGCCCATGAGATGATTACACGCTTACCGCAAAAATACGATACTTGTCTATCAGAGCGAGGAAGTGGATTGTCTGCGGGTGAACGTCAATTGATTTCATTTGCCCGTATCGTCGTCTTCCGCCCTAAAGTATTAATACTTGATGAAGCTACCGCTAATCTGGATTCGCATACCGAACAACTGGTGCAACAAGCTCTTGATACGGTATCCGAAGGACGTACAACGATTGTGATCGCTCATCGTCTCTCGACCATTATGCATGCAGATCGTATTCTGGTTATGGAACATGGTGAGATTATAGAACAAGGTACTCATGCTCAGTTAATTGCTCATCATGGTACGTATGCCAAGTTATATCTTCATGCTAGGCAATCCAATCAACACGTTATTCAAGCATAG
- a CDS encoding ABC transporter ATP-binding protein, with protein MKDRSILTDYVQKHWRYYLLAVSLIILSNIGQAAIPRVLGQFTDALLNGGIQYQMIIEYSVILAVIGIMYNLFFGAGQFTVMRLGRKFEFEIRQSLFSKFSTLSEYYFSKQGTGKLLSSMTNDVNSVRESISNGVTMTTNAIFLFLSCIVMMLLSHIPLYLILVSVIPMVGIPFLVIYFGPRIRKRSQNVQESLAVMTESAEEQLSGIRVTKTFAIEPTARQRFGTTVNHIRDNQLHLVRMSSLFQAAVPFLGALSLVISLLYGGYLTIQGTITIGNFIALTLYLRIMSGPLQQIGNVINMMQRSGASLDRVNRLLAEKPDIEDHPNAQPLASTPDLKIKHLSFAYPGSERYALSDINLHIEAGQTVGIVGKTGSGKSTLVKLLLRLYDPPENTVWLGGTDIRQISLQSLRSRIAYVPQDGFLFSTTIRDNIAFSDRDTPLEKVEDHARQAMIYDPISNFPEGFDTKLGERGITLSGGQRQRTSLARGLVKKGPILILDDSMSAVDAVTETGILNNLIRERNNYTNLIISHRISAVKHADLIIVLDEGTIVQQGTHQQLLQQQGIYSSLYQLQEEGLRA; from the coding sequence ATGAAAGATCGGAGTATTCTAACTGATTATGTCCAAAAGCATTGGCGATATTATTTACTCGCTGTCAGTTTGATCATTCTGTCTAATATCGGGCAAGCTGCTATCCCCCGTGTACTGGGACAATTTACAGATGCTCTGCTGAATGGTGGAATACAATATCAAATGATTATTGAATATAGCGTAATTCTGGCTGTGATAGGGATTATGTATAATCTCTTTTTCGGTGCAGGGCAATTCACAGTCATGCGATTAGGACGCAAGTTCGAATTTGAAATACGTCAAAGTCTTTTTAGCAAGTTCTCCACACTCAGTGAATATTACTTCTCCAAGCAAGGAACAGGTAAATTACTAAGTTCGATGACCAATGATGTCAATTCTGTTCGTGAATCGATTTCAAATGGGGTCACGATGACCACCAATGCTATTTTTTTGTTTTTATCGTGTATTGTAATGATGTTACTCAGTCATATTCCATTGTATTTGATACTGGTAAGTGTTATTCCGATGGTAGGGATTCCTTTTCTAGTTATTTACTTTGGGCCACGAATCCGCAAACGTTCGCAAAATGTACAGGAATCATTAGCCGTTATGACTGAGTCAGCAGAAGAACAATTGAGTGGTATTCGAGTGACTAAGACATTTGCGATTGAGCCTACAGCACGTCAGCGTTTTGGAACAACAGTCAATCATATTCGTGATAACCAGTTACACCTTGTTCGCATGTCCTCTTTATTTCAAGCGGCTGTTCCATTTCTAGGCGCATTATCGCTTGTAATTTCGCTATTATATGGAGGATACTTAACGATTCAAGGTACGATTACGATCGGTAATTTTATCGCATTAACGTTGTACTTGCGAATTATGTCAGGCCCTCTACAGCAAATTGGTAACGTGATCAATATGATGCAACGTTCAGGGGCTTCGCTGGATCGCGTGAATCGTTTACTTGCTGAAAAGCCAGATATCGAAGATCATCCTAATGCACAACCGTTAGCTTCAACACCTGATCTCAAAATAAAACATTTATCATTTGCTTACCCTGGCAGTGAGCGTTACGCGCTGTCTGATATTAATCTGCATATTGAAGCCGGACAAACTGTGGGAATCGTTGGTAAAACAGGTTCTGGCAAAAGCACGTTGGTGAAGCTGTTACTCCGTCTATATGATCCACCTGAAAATACAGTCTGGTTAGGCGGTACAGATATTCGTCAGATCTCATTGCAAAGTCTACGCTCACGTATCGCTTATGTGCCTCAAGATGGATTTTTATTTAGCACGACGATTCGTGACAATATTGCTTTTAGTGATCGGGATACACCGCTTGAAAAAGTAGAAGATCATGCACGTCAGGCGATGATCTATGATCCTATTTCTAATTTTCCAGAAGGATTCGATACCAAATTAGGTGAGCGTGGTATCACTCTATCCGGTGGTCAACGTCAGCGTACCAGTCTTGCACGTGGATTGGTGAAAAAAGGGCCCATCTTGATTCTGGACGATAGTATGAGCGCTGTCGATGCAGTCACCGAGACAGGAATACTAAATAACCTGATTCGTGAACGGAATAATTATACGAACTTAATTATTTCGCATAGGATCAGTGCAGTAAAACATGCTGATCTCATTATTGTGCTGGACGAAGGTACGATCGTACAACAAGGAACCCATCAACAATTGTTGCAACAACAAGGCATCTATTCATCCTTGTATCAATTACAGGAAGAAGGGTTGCGCGCATGA
- a CDS encoding GNAT family N-acetyltransferase, with protein sequence MQIRRVLTDELKQAALLAEDVFCADGDRYMESSFPALFQAGISHSYGAFTPEGTLVSFMGMVPVQVQSGTFTISAYSIGAVCTHPDYRGQGLAGQLLELCRQHARSAGASVLFISGDRSLYTRAGSVPFGQVSTFKLSSDIAKTLHDDNTHLTYRDLLPQDIFAIAHHIQNQYAHIQWGLGDLQQFIASQPIANINKQQQQIIVAENADHQVVGFVALSIPYAEDSSAEPIGSVIEYGGDSEVIQHLCVEAMTHYALSSLTVRIPWQDKALSDLLLEEDVPVTIEPNSGTLLVLDDQLLLEQTGVKAFLASYDIKFQLEEDYVLHTPSGSYPLKDASELYTLLFDPDAKLADRLDFSFPTVPLPYMYGLYFI encoded by the coding sequence ATGCAAATTAGACGTGTGCTTACCGATGAATTGAAACAAGCTGCTTTATTAGCCGAAGATGTATTTTGCGCAGATGGGGATCGATATATGGAATCTTCTTTTCCCGCTCTTTTTCAAGCAGGTATTAGTCATTCGTACGGTGCTTTTACACCGGAAGGTACACTGGTTTCTTTTATGGGAATGGTTCCGGTACAAGTTCAATCAGGCACATTTACTATATCAGCGTATTCAATCGGCGCAGTATGTACACATCCTGATTATCGGGGACAAGGATTGGCAGGACAGCTATTAGAATTATGTAGACAACATGCACGTTCAGCAGGAGCTTCTGTGTTATTTATTTCAGGAGATCGTTCATTATATACACGCGCAGGCAGTGTACCTTTTGGACAAGTCAGTACGTTTAAATTATCTTCAGATATCGCCAAAACATTACATGATGACAATACACATCTCACATATCGGGATCTATTACCACAGGATATTTTTGCTATAGCTCATCATATCCAAAATCAATATGCTCATATTCAGTGGGGACTTGGAGATCTTCAACAATTTATCGCTTCTCAACCCATCGCTAATATCAACAAACAGCAACAACAGATTATAGTAGCCGAAAATGCCGATCATCAAGTGGTCGGATTTGTAGCCCTTTCTATACCATACGCTGAAGATTCGTCTGCTGAGCCAATCGGTAGTGTTATTGAGTACGGTGGTGATTCTGAGGTTATTCAGCATTTATGTGTAGAGGCTATGACTCATTATGCCCTGTCTTCACTTACTGTACGTATTCCATGGCAAGATAAAGCGCTGAGCGATTTACTGCTTGAAGAAGACGTTCCTGTAACGATCGAACCAAATAGCGGTACTTTACTTGTATTGGACGATCAGCTTTTATTAGAACAAACAGGTGTAAAGGCGTTTCTAGCTTCTTATGATATAAAGTTCCAATTAGAAGAGGATTACGTGCTACATACACCATCTGGTTCGTATCCACTGAAAGATGCTTCGGAATTATATACGCTTTTATTCGATCCTGATGCTAAGCTTGCAGACCGTCTAGATTTTTCATTCCCGACTGTTCCTTTACCTTATATGTATGGATTATATTTTATCTGA
- the nasC gene encoding assimilatory nitrate reductase catalytic subunit NasC produces the protein MMQTQCPFCSVQCKITLHSSESSTLHPTLPLVTYQAEGTPNAASQGRLCIKGMNAHQHVFNRERLKYPLLRRHGKLVRASWQEVTDYIAEHLQQSIDQSGRDSIGIYGGGSLTNETAYLLGKFARVAIGTKYIDYNGRFCMSAAASAGSKTFGIDRGLTCQLSDIPLAKCIILAGTNIAECQPTLMPYLNQAKQNGAQIIVIDPRVTATAAIADIHLQIRPGTDALLANTMLKIMLDQDWIDHDFIEQRTNGYEQLAELVHDIGIEQSAVICGIPVELIYQAAQVYSQASTGIIFTARGVEQQTDGHLAVRYFLNLVLATGKIGRAGCGYGAVTGQGNGQGGREHGQKADQLPGYRSIENLADRAYISSIWNIDPEDLPDKGVSAYEMMELIDQQQISTLFVMGSNPVVSNPNIPLVRAGLEKLDMLIVADLFLSETAQLADVVLPVTAYLENTGTLTNLEGRVLLREAARPIPYESKHDWQILCELAQALGKKTGFDFAQAEDIFNELRIASRGGLADYYGITYDRLRNEEGIYWPCPSIDHTGVPTMFEQSFAHPDGRAVFTSITNVAIKDTISSAYPLIMTNGRVLAHYLTGVQTRRSATLTAREPENFMEIHSQTAKQYHIEDNDWVEVTSARGSFTIRCRIKDHIRTDTIFVPMHWGGEQNVNQATDPTLDAYCKMPGFKVSAVRIQPATMHSSLATTSSASLHYL, from the coding sequence ATGATGCAGACGCAATGTCCTTTTTGCAGCGTACAATGTAAAATCACTCTTCATTCTTCTGAATCTTCAACGTTGCACCCTACTCTACCTCTCGTGACTTATCAGGCAGAAGGTACACCAAATGCAGCTTCACAAGGTCGTCTATGTATCAAAGGTATGAACGCTCATCAACATGTGTTTAACCGCGAACGCTTGAAATATCCTTTACTTCGTCGTCACGGAAAGCTTGTACGTGCTTCTTGGCAAGAAGTTACCGATTATATCGCAGAACATCTACAACAATCTATTGATCAATCAGGGCGTGACTCTATTGGTATCTATGGCGGCGGTTCGCTAACAAATGAGACCGCTTATTTATTGGGCAAATTTGCACGAGTCGCTATCGGTACCAAGTATATTGATTATAATGGACGCTTTTGTATGTCAGCCGCGGCTTCTGCTGGAAGTAAAACATTCGGAATTGATCGCGGACTCACCTGTCAGTTATCTGATATTCCATTAGCTAAATGTATTATTCTGGCTGGCACTAATATTGCAGAATGTCAGCCTACATTGATGCCTTATTTGAATCAAGCCAAACAAAATGGCGCTCAGATCATAGTCATTGATCCTAGAGTTACCGCTACTGCGGCAATCGCAGATATTCATTTACAGATTCGTCCGGGCACCGATGCTTTGTTAGCCAATACGATGCTCAAGATTATGTTAGATCAAGATTGGATCGATCACGACTTTATTGAGCAACGAACCAATGGATACGAGCAATTAGCTGAGCTTGTTCATGATATCGGTATCGAACAATCAGCCGTTATCTGTGGTATTCCTGTTGAATTAATCTATCAAGCCGCTCAGGTGTACAGTCAGGCAAGTACAGGTATTATTTTTACTGCTCGTGGCGTTGAACAGCAGACCGATGGACATTTGGCTGTACGCTATTTTCTTAATCTGGTATTAGCTACTGGTAAAATTGGCAGAGCCGGTTGTGGATATGGAGCAGTAACCGGACAGGGCAACGGACAAGGTGGACGCGAACACGGGCAAAAAGCAGATCAATTACCCGGCTATCGCTCAATCGAAAATCTAGCAGATCGTGCGTATATCTCTTCGATCTGGAATATCGATCCCGAAGATTTACCAGATAAAGGCGTGTCTGCTTATGAAATGATGGAACTGATTGATCAACAACAAATCTCCACGTTATTCGTTATGGGTTCTAATCCTGTCGTATCCAATCCAAATATCCCTCTAGTGCGTGCCGGATTGGAAAAGTTAGACATGCTTATTGTTGCAGATCTATTTTTGTCCGAGACCGCGCAATTAGCTGATGTTGTTCTGCCAGTCACAGCTTATTTAGAAAATACAGGCACATTGACCAATCTGGAAGGCCGAGTATTATTGCGAGAAGCAGCCCGTCCGATTCCATATGAAAGTAAACACGATTGGCAGATTCTATGTGAATTAGCACAAGCTCTTGGCAAAAAAACTGGATTTGATTTTGCACAGGCAGAAGATATTTTCAACGAACTGCGGATCGCCAGTCGCGGCGGATTAGCCGATTATTATGGGATTACGTATGATCGTCTACGCAACGAAGAAGGCATCTACTGGCCTTGTCCATCTATCGATCATACGGGTGTGCCGACGATGTTTGAACAATCTTTCGCCCATCCTGATGGTCGTGCGGTATTTACTTCCATTACAAATGTAGCGATCAAAGATACCATTTCTTCTGCTTATCCACTGATTATGACCAATGGGCGTGTGCTTGCTCATTATTTAACAGGTGTACAGACTCGTCGCAGTGCTACACTTACTGCTCGTGAACCAGAGAACTTTATGGAAATTCATTCTCAGACTGCTAAGCAGTATCATATTGAAGATAACGATTGGGTCGAAGTCACTTCTGCTCGCGGTTCATTTACGATTCGTTGTAGGATCAAAGATCATATTCGTACCGATACGATATTTGTCCCGATGCATTGGGGCGGTGAGCAAAATGTAAATCAAGCTACTGATCCTACACTGGATGCTTATTGTAAAATGCCCGGCTTCAAAGTATCTGCTGTACGTATTCAACCTGCGACGATGCACTCGTCATTAGCAACAACTTCTTCTGCTTCACTACATTATCTATAA